GCTGAGCTTGCGGGTCATGAGTAACTTGTTCTCTTTGCTTCGGAGCATATGACTTATTCATTACTTACTCCACTATCTATTTTAACGACTTTAGCGACTTAACAACTTTTGCTGGAGAACCCGCAGCCAAGACATACTCAGGTAAGTCTTTGGTCACCACACTACCAGCCGCAACTATGGTTCCTTTACCTATGGTGACTCCCGGCATCACTTTTACACCAGTGGCCAGCCAAACATCGTCATATAACACAATATCGCCCACTTGCTCTTCAGTATCCGGTAGCCCTTTCGCTCTTGCTTGGGCGTCAACAGGGTGACCAGGATAGCCAGCTAAATAACAGTCGCCCGCAATACGCACATTGTTGCCAATCACCACATTGTGCCCCACTGAAATTGAAGTACGCCAGCCAATGCCCACATTATCGCCAATCACTAACTTAGGTACTCGATTACCGACGGCTCGGCCACTAATCGTGGTCATTGCTGCCAATCGTATTCGGTCACCCATATAAATATCTAAACTGCCAATCACCACAGGCAAACCGCCGTACAAATAAAGCTTTTTAGGCTGGTTGCATACTCGCGCTTTAAATATAGGGGTGTAGTAAAGTATGCGTAACACATCACTAAAACATTGTTTAAGCAACACATGCAGGTGATACAGCACATTAAACACTAATGGCAGATTGGGCATTTCAGCCGATTTAACGACTAACCAAGCTTTCTTAATTAACTTGGCTAACCAATTATCACTTGTTTTCGCCCATTGCTTGGCATAATGAATACTAAAGCTTTGCATACTGCCTCCTGCTCATGTGAGCTCAATTACCACTTTTGTGTCTGCTAGCAACCTGTGACGCAGATCTCTCGCTAATTGCTAGTTCCTAGTTACAAGTTGCTATTTGCTGTTTTTGAGTTGCAGAAATCGAACCAAAAATTAAAAACATAAATAACAGTTACTTAATCAGAAAAAGAAAACCTAATTGCAGATTGCAAGCTGGAAACTTATCAAATTGAAAGTGCTTTTGTGATTTGCGAATAACAGTTTGCTGCTCGATACTGCTTACTTATCGCTTTGCCTTTTGCCGCGATACGACGACAGCGTTTCGGGTTGTGAATAAGCCTTGCCAAGCATTGCGCCAATTCAAGTGGTGATAATGCTTGATACTTGGCACAGTCTTTACCGTCTTCAAGCACTCTATCCCAATAAGCACCATCACTTGGCACGACTACTGCCAGTTTTGCTGCTAGCGCCTCTAAAATTGCTAAGCCAAAAGGCTCCTGCTCAGAAGTAGAAACAAAAATACTGGAACGGGCACGCAACTGAGCTAAATTTTCTGGTTGCTCAAACAGCCTGACATTCGGCGGTAACTCTCTGCTCAAGCTATCAATATCTACACAGCTCGATTCACCTACAGGTGGTTTGATATAACAAATATTGACAATAAAATGAGTTAACCCATAGGTGCTACGCAGTATCTTGAGTGCCTCTAGCAGCACATCTAATCGCTTCCATTTGATCAACGAGGCGCTCCATAAAATTTCGACACCTTGCTGTTTGCCATTGTTTTTAGCGTGGTTTTTGGCGCTGTCTTTTCCGTTGCTTCTAAACTCGCGATGAACTTTGATTTCACCTTGGTCAATCGCATTGGTAAATTGCTCGACCATTGTTGCGGGCTCGCGACTGCTCGCAAACGAAAAACTATTGAGAAATCGCCCAAGCGCTCGCTTTACGGACGGTACTGCCGTTGTAAGCGAGAAAATTCGAGCTGCTCTTGAAAGCCCAAAGCCCGCCGATCTTGAATCAGGAACAGGCCCTTGAACGAGCTGAATTAAGGTGGAGCGTTTACAAAACTGTAAAATAGCCAGCGCGAAATCAACCGTTGGACCAGAAAGCCCAACTATACGAGCAAAGCCACCCGCTTCTTTGTTTAATCGCAATAACTGCAAGGCGTAACAGAGATGTTTGAGATAAAACGCCACACCATATTTTTTGTCGCGTAAACAGGCCGGTGTCGATAGCGGATAACAATACACAGCTTCATCTTGCCACGTAGCGACATCATTAGTGGCAACCCAAACTTCAATATCGTGAGGTAATTGGGCTACGAGCCTTTTCGCCACTTGCTTCGAACCACCAAAATAGGCGACAGGATCAAATACTAAAATTCGCTTTGCCATAACAACCTCCAACACGCCCTGATGCGCCCTAACGCGTATCAATGACGACTATGCATATCTACTAAATTGCTTATTTACTGAGTTACTTATCGACCTAGGTGAATACTTTCTACCTATCCGCTTACGTTCTACCTGAGCGATTATTTGGCTGTCACTTGACGCACACCAAGCTGCTTGAGCCCTTCTGAGATTTTGCTATTCATTTTCGCCAACAATGTATTGCTTACTTGTAACAACTGATAACTCACAAACCATGTGAAACTTTTTTGGCTGCCACGAGCGACAGTTGCTTGATAACAAGCGTCTAATTGTTGGAACTGATGCTGACAACTAAATGATTGAGCAATATGGCGCTGCGCAGCATTAGCAAAACCTTTAAACCTTGATGGATGGCGGGTATATTCGCTAATTGCTTCAGCTAAGGCTTTGATATTGCCAGCAGGTACTAAGCGAGCATTAACATTGTCTTGGTAGATTTCGTTGACACCTGGCACATCTGTGGTGATAACAGGTAAATTAGCAAGACTCGCTTCTGCCAGTGTTAAACCAAATACTTCCTCACTAGGCACAGAAACAAAACAATCGACATTACTTGAATAAAGCGCTGCAACATCTTGTTGTTCTCCTAAAAAGAAGACTTGCTCACTGAGTCCTAGCGACTCAACTTGCATCATCAAGCGATGCTTTTCTTCGCCTTCACCGACGATGGCAAGTTTAACTTGTGGCTGGCTTGGCGCTCCCGACATCACTTGACGCGATGCTTGTGCCTTAACTTGAAAAGAGCCTTGAGAAGAAACTTGAGCAATAGCTGAAATTAGCGTTGCTAACCCTTTACGTTCGATTAACGAGCCAACATAGAGCATCACAGTATCTTTGTCCGTTGCGCCTACTATTGAGCGTAAGTCGGTAGGTTGTTCAGAAACTGCACGTTGTTGCTCAATACCGTTATAAATAACAGAACAGGATTTTTGATTGGGCTCAGCCTGACGAAAAACCTCTGTCACTGAATGGCTAACACCAACCGTAAAATCGGCGCCAGCAAAACCAAGTGCTAGGCGATCAAAATACTGATAACGGGCATGCAAATGCAGTAGCAAAGGCACCTTTAGGTATTTACAAGCTAATGAGAGCCATTGACAGGGTGCGCCGTTGTTACAATGCACCAGCTGAATACCATAGCGTTTAATCAATTTTCTAGCCGTTATTAGCTGGCGAATAAACGATCCAAACTGCCACCTTGGTTTGAACCAATAACCAATACAAACCATTGGCTGGCAAATCACTTCAATACCTAGCTGTTTAGCTTCATCAGCCAGTAATTGGCTATTACACCAAAGCACAGGTTGATAACCCTGTTGTTGAGCGCTGCTGATCATATCAAGTAATACAATTTCACTGCCTCGTAGCCAGTTGTCACCAAAATGCACGTAAAGTACTCTCGTCACCTGATGGTCACGTTCGACATTTGCTTTGTTACTGTATTCGCTAATCACTTGAATCATAACTACCTCAACAACTGATATACGTTATGCGCCCGTAAGGACGTTTGCTTATTAATATTGAGCAAATGGCAGACCAAGTGTTTAAATCATCGACTAAGCACCTGTAATAATTAAATAATTATTAATTTTGGAAAGATTATTTGAATACCAACACAACCGCTTATTTGCGATTTGCAACTTGCATGTAGGGGTGAGTGGGCTTGTCACTGCAGTTTGCAAAAAACTGCTCAGTAAATTTATTGAGGGCAATAACCAAAGCCACTTGCAAATATATCGGCCAGATAAAGCCTTGCGTTAGGAAGGTACCCGAGATAACAAACCCTGCGATACCGGCAGGTGCGGCACAAACAACCACACGGATCATAGGTGCCAACAGCGCTCTTCGTGGATCATTAACTAAACGCCAACTCACCCGAAAAGTAGACACAATTAAGCAGATGAACAAAATCAAGCCGCCAAAGCCGGTTTCTGCCAACACGCCGAACCAAGTAGAATGTACCGCATGGTTCAGACCATCCCAATGAGCACTATAGAAAAAGTAATTAAAATAAAAATTACTTATACCAACCCCGGCAATGGGATTGTCCAACGCCATATTCCACGCCGCTTGCCAAGCGTAAAGGCGCCCCATCGCAGACTCATCTATACCCTCTTCTGCCGCACCGCCAGACGAACGTTCGCTAATACCAGCGACAGCAAATAAAACAATTAGCGCCAGCCCTCCACCACTAAACAGTAAGACTTTTGACTTCACTCTTTGGTAGGCAAACAAGCCAACAACGGAGACCATGCCCAATAGGCCGCCACGACTTTGTGTGGCCAGTAATGCGAACACCAGTACGATAAAGATTACTGCCCCGAATAAGCGTTCAAATCGAGATAAACCTTTTTCAAGCGCTGCACCAATCGCAAACGCCATGGGGTATAGCAATACCAACGCAAGATCGTTAGGGTCACCCAATAAAGAGCCGATATCGCGCCCAATGGTAACGCGTGTTCCTTCAACCAAACCAACGCCATTAGCTTTGTTCATCAATGCAACGACCGCAACACAGGTTCCTGCTAACAAGTAGATTCGACAAGCATTAACAAAATGAGACTCAGCTCGCATCATCCAGGCGATAACAAAGGTCATGAGAATAATCTTGCTGTAAGTGCCTGACCATGAATTCATTGCGACCCCAACATTGGCCGAGAATGGCAACGCAACCGTGACCAAACCAAAAAACGCCATCAGGTAAGTAAATTGGCGGCACCAATACGGCGGTAAGTTTTGAATAATCGCCAAGCGCAGAAAAATCACCATCAAAGCACCTAGCGCGAATAACTGCGGTAATTTAAGTGGCGACAGCATCGGAAAAACTTCGTGAATTCGAAAAAATGAACACACCACAAAGCCAAGCACCACGTAGAAAGAAAAACGCACAACACCCCAGATAACAAATGGCACTAAGCCTATCGCTACCAACAAAACAGGGTGCGGAAAAAAGTACAGCGCAGCGCCAGCTAAGACAAAGAAGAAGCCGTAAAGCGAGGTACTTAAAACAGGCCAAACCATGGCGATACCTCAATAAATTGACCAATAAAGTTTGCTAAAAACGCACCAGCAACAGCCAGATTAAAATAGGCAAATTGATACGGTAACGCCAAGCGACGTTGACTCCAGCAATAAAACA
The nucleotide sequence above comes from Thalassotalea euphylliae. Encoded proteins:
- a CDS encoding acyltransferase, producing the protein MQSFSIHYAKQWAKTSDNWLAKLIKKAWLVVKSAEMPNLPLVFNVLYHLHVLLKQCFSDVLRILYYTPIFKARVCNQPKKLYLYGGLPVVIGSLDIYMGDRIRLAAMTTISGRAVGNRVPKLVIGDNVGIGWRTSISVGHNVVIGNNVRIAGDCYLAGYPGHPVDAQARAKGLPDTEEQVGDIVLYDDVWLATGVKVMPGVTIGKGTIVAAGSVVTKDLPEYVLAAGSPAKVVKSLKSLK
- a CDS encoding O-antigen ligase family protein, with product MVWPVLSTSLYGFFFVLAGAALYFFPHPVLLVAIGLVPFVIWGVVRFSFYVVLGFVVCSFFRIHEVFPMLSPLKLPQLFALGALMVIFLRLAIIQNLPPYWCRQFTYLMAFFGLVTVALPFSANVGVAMNSWSGTYSKIILMTFVIAWMMRAESHFVNACRIYLLAGTCVAVVALMNKANGVGLVEGTRVTIGRDIGSLLGDPNDLALVLLYPMAFAIGAALEKGLSRFERLFGAVIFIVLVFALLATQSRGGLLGMVSVVGLFAYQRVKSKVLLFSGGGLALIVLFAVAGISERSSGGAAEEGIDESAMGRLYAWQAAWNMALDNPIAGVGISNFYFNYFFYSAHWDGLNHAVHSTWFGVLAETGFGGLILFICLIVSTFRVSWRLVNDPRRALLAPMIRVVVCAAPAGIAGFVISGTFLTQGFIWPIYLQVALVIALNKFTEQFFANCSDKPTHPYMQVANRK
- a CDS encoding glycosyltransferase codes for the protein MIQVISEYSNKANVERDHQVTRVLYVHFGDNWLRGSEIVLLDMISSAQQQGYQPVLWCNSQLLADEAKQLGIEVICQPMVCIGYWFKPRWQFGSFIRQLITARKLIKRYGIQLVHCNNGAPCQWLSLACKYLKVPLLLHLHARYQYFDRLALGFAGADFTVGVSHSVTEVFRQAEPNQKSCSVIYNGIEQQRAVSEQPTDLRSIVGATDKDTVMLYVGSLIERKGLATLISAIAQVSSQGSFQVKAQASRQVMSGAPSQPQVKLAIVGEGEEKHRLMMQVESLGLSEQVFFLGEQQDVAALYSSNVDCFVSVPSEEVFGLTLAEASLANLPVITTDVPGVNEIYQDNVNARLVPAGNIKALAEAISEYTRHPSRFKGFANAAQRHIAQSFSCQHQFQQLDACYQATVARGSQKSFTWFVSYQLLQVSNTLLAKMNSKISEGLKQLGVRQVTAK
- a CDS encoding glycosyltransferase family 4 protein yields the protein MAKRILVFDPVAYFGGSKQVAKRLVAQLPHDIEVWVATNDVATWQDEAVYCYPLSTPACLRDKKYGVAFYLKHLCYALQLLRLNKEAGGFARIVGLSGPTVDFALAILQFCKRSTLIQLVQGPVPDSRSAGFGLSRAARIFSLTTAVPSVKRALGRFLNSFSFASSREPATMVEQFTNAIDQGEIKVHREFRSNGKDSAKNHAKNNGKQQGVEILWSASLIKWKRLDVLLEALKILRSTYGLTHFIVNICYIKPPVGESSCVDIDSLSRELPPNVRLFEQPENLAQLRARSSIFVSTSEQEPFGLAILEALAAKLAVVVPSDGAYWDRVLEDGKDCAKYQALSPLELAQCLARLIHNPKRCRRIAAKGKAISKQYRAANCYSQITKALSI